AGCGAGTCCAATACTGATTGGTGGGTGGTTATGCATGACTAGAGCATACAGGAAAACAAGTATATTTGCCTATATATTTCTAACGATCTTCGCTGTTGTGATGGTCTTTCCCTTTGTCTGGATGTTCTCTTCGTCTTTCAAGACATCAGAAGAGATCTATGAGATGTCATTGATACCGGATGAACCAACGATCGACAACTACGAATACATTTTCAACTACTCAATGTTTCCGAGGTGGTTCCTGAACAGCATGATTGTGGCTGTGGTAACAACTATTTCTGTTCTATTCTTTGATTCGCTGGTGGGTTATACACTCGCCAAGTACACTTTCCCGGGCAAGAACATCATATTCATACTCATTCTCAGCACACTCATGATTCCGACCGAGATGCTCGTTATTCCGTGGTATATCATGGTAAGGCAGTTGGGATGGATGGAGACCTATTGGAGCATAATGTTTCCTGGTATGATCAGCGCGTTCGGAGTTTTCCTTATGAGACAGTTCATGTCGACGATACCGGATGACCTGATCGATGCCGCAAGAATTGATGGGGTCTCGGAATTCGGAATATTCATTAGAATTGTGATGCCTCTTGTCAAACCGGCGCTCGCAACGCTTGCGATCTTCAATTTCGTTGGCAACTGGAATGCATTTCTGTGGCCCCTCATTGTGGCGCAAACACCGAAAATGTATACACTTCCTGTCGGATTGTCTTACTTCTCGAGTGAGAACCTAACCAGGTGGGAGTTGATTATGACTGGCGCCGCCGTTTCGACTATTCCGCTGATAGTCTTCTTCATTATCTTCCAGAAGCAGATTGTGAAGGGAATCGCCATGTCGGGATTGAAGGGATGATAGATATGCGAATAATAGATTCTCACGTTCATTTTCCTTCTCCAGATCTCTTGGGAAGGCCCAAGGGTGATGTTCACCCATGGGTCAAGCAAGAACAAGCTCGCTGGAGAAAGGCACGGCAGTTCGATGGGGCCGAACCCGCTGTTTCTCAGGATGAAATGGTAGAGAGATGGTACAGAGAGACGATTAAGCACGATATCTCGGTGGTTTTCGTAACTTCCGGCGGGAACGAGGCCATGTCGGAGATAGTTAAGGCCCATCCCGACAGGTTCTATGGCTATGCTCATCATGATCCTTCCCTGGAAGATGCACCCGAATTGCTGGAGAAGGCAATTGAGGAGCAGGGGCTGAAAGGGTACAAAATACTTGGACCGGGTGTTGATAAGCCTCTTGACAGCAAGGATCTTTATCCGGTCTGGGAGGTCGCCCAGCGAGAGAATATTCCAGTATTGATTCATTTTGGTATTATGGGCTCTGCCGGGGGGATCGCCAACCATGTGAATATAAACCCGCTGATAATACATGATGTGGCAAAGAGATTTCCCAACATGAAGATAATCGTTCCTCATTTCGGTTGCGGATATATCTTTGAAACGCTGAATCTCTGCTGGGCCTGTCCCAACGTATATATCGACACAAGCGGATCCAACCAGTGGATGAGATGGATGCCTTACGAAGTGAACCTTGAGATGCTTTTCAGAAAGTACAGAGAGACTATAGGACCGGAAAGAATACTCTTCGGAACCGATTCAAGCTATTTTCCGAGAGGTTACGCAAAGTCCTATTTCGATGAGCAGTTCAAAGCCATGATCAACGTCGGCTATTCCGACGATGAAATTGAAAGGGTAGTCTACGGGAATATCGACGACCTTCTGAACGGGAGGTAATATGGGATTCTCTCCGATATACGTGAAGCACGTGCTTGCAAAATCCTACAAACACTGGGCGGCAGCCTTTCTGAATGAGTTCAAGCAACAGAACAGGGCTCATCTGGTCATGCTCGCACGTCAAGGGATAATCGATTCGGAAACCGCAACGGCACTGAAGAAATCCATGAGCGAACTCGACTCTACTCTTGAAATACCAGAAGAGTTCCCTGCCGGTGTCGAGGATCTCTTCTTCTACTACGAGAAACAGCTTGGAAACCTTCTAGGGGAAAAGGCCGGATCGCTCCACACGGCCAGAAGCAGGAACGACATGGACACAACGGTCTTCCGATTGTACGTAAGAAAGCTGATGATTTCCCTCATTGAGCAGATGCTGAAGCTGGCCGGAGCCTTGATCGAGAAGATCAAAGGATCTGAAGATCAACTCCTGGTTCTGTACACCCACGGGCAACCTGCACAGGCGTCGACTCTCGCACACTATCTCTCCTCTTTCATGCTCGAATTTCTAGAAGGCCTCGAAGGGCTGAACGCATCCCTCAGAGTAGTTAACCAGTGCCCTCTTGGAGCCGCGGCGATTACTACGACCGGTTTCGACATTGACAGGCAGCTGGTCTCGGATCTCCTTGGGTTCGAAAAGCCGGTGCCTAACTCCTACCAGGCTATTGTCACCTCCCACTGGCTCACTTATCCTTCGAT
Above is a genomic segment from Mesotoga sp. UBA6090 containing:
- a CDS encoding carbohydrate ABC transporter permease, giving the protein MTRAYRKTSIFAYIFLTIFAVVMVFPFVWMFSSSFKTSEEIYEMSLIPDEPTIDNYEYIFNYSMFPRWFLNSMIVAVVTTISVLFFDSLVGYTLAKYTFPGKNIIFILILSTLMIPTEMLVIPWYIMVRQLGWMETYWSIMFPGMISAFGVFLMRQFMSTIPDDLIDAARIDGVSEFGIFIRIVMPLVKPALATLAIFNFVGNWNAFLWPLIVAQTPKMYTLPVGLSYFSSENLTRWELIMTGAAVSTIPLIVFFIIFQKQIVKGIAMSGLKG
- a CDS encoding amidohydrolase family protein; translated protein: MRIIDSHVHFPSPDLLGRPKGDVHPWVKQEQARWRKARQFDGAEPAVSQDEMVERWYRETIKHDISVVFVTSGGNEAMSEIVKAHPDRFYGYAHHDPSLEDAPELLEKAIEEQGLKGYKILGPGVDKPLDSKDLYPVWEVAQRENIPVLIHFGIMGSAGGIANHVNINPLIIHDVAKRFPNMKIIVPHFGCGYIFETLNLCWACPNVYIDTSGSNQWMRWMPYEVNLEMLFRKYRETIGPERILFGTDSSYFPRGYAKSYFDEQFKAMINVGYSDDEIERVVYGNIDDLLNGR